A section of the Methanosarcina mazei S-6 genome encodes:
- a CDS encoding CDP-alcohol phosphatidyltransferase family protein: protein MPLSPNTLTLLGFAVSVAAGAAFVLGKPFEGGLLILLSGVFDVLDGGVARAKGRITPFGGVLDSVCDRYSDGLMFLGIMAGAINGKLTVLPIMGIEGWLWSGYALIGSFLVSYTRARAESAGCRKLSVGIAERTERMLILAFGALTGFLGWALVLIAVFSHITMIQRVLRAKSILNNPSEPGIQKP from the coding sequence ATACCTCTCTCCCCGAACACCCTTACCCTGCTCGGCTTTGCGGTAAGTGTGGCTGCCGGAGCTGCATTTGTCCTTGGCAAACCCTTTGAGGGTGGTCTCCTTATCCTCCTCAGCGGAGTTTTCGATGTCCTTGACGGAGGAGTCGCAAGAGCAAAAGGAAGGATCACCCCTTTCGGAGGCGTGCTTGACTCGGTATGCGACCGTTACTCAGACGGGCTCATGTTTCTCGGGATAATGGCAGGAGCAATAAACGGGAAGCTTACGGTTCTCCCTATCATGGGGATTGAAGGCTGGCTCTGGTCAGGCTATGCCCTTATCGGTTCTTTTCTCGTAAGCTACACACGCGCCCGCGCAGAGTCCGCAGGCTGCAGGAAGTTATCTGTAGGAATTGCCGAACGCACGGAAAGGATGCTTATCCTGGCTTTCGGAGCCCTTACAGGATTCCTCGGCTGGGCGCTTGTCCTGATAGCGGTATTTTCACATATCACCATGATCCAGAGGGTCCTGAGAGCAAAAAGCATACTGAACAATCCGTCTGAGCCCGGCATCCAGAAACCGTAA